In Chitinophaga nivalis, a single genomic region encodes these proteins:
- a CDS encoding lanthionine synthetase C family protein produces MKQENWRPISAMQPHEVEEIVWSIHRNIQANYDDGFSYEYDTSLMYGKFGFVLYYAYAYKTFREEKYYELLTEALSAAIELLNETELTFSFGKGLAGCGWVLQHLINMGLLNREDDVIVALYDHIKTYSLQCFEQGDYDVMLGGLGWGMLLLENTTTSQEDVDAIVDELYHLAITHEDGLIWQQLLADAPPRINLGIAHGMPGILVFLSKCLQKSADPERCTYLINSGMEFLLKQRLVNQASIFSYSISNNRQEGITPLRWCYGDMGTGIAILVTGINTGNEAWIAEGTRIGLHCVKRLAELDYMPDAHICHGTAGLAHIFNRFFHYTGDIAFKAAAQHCFDLTLKKILREGEGISFIADKGDFGNLRINGVMEGAVGVGLAFLAATADFEPEWDGIFLLS; encoded by the coding sequence ATGAAACAGGAAAACTGGCGCCCTATATCGGCAATGCAACCCCATGAGGTCGAAGAAATTGTGTGGAGTATCCATCGCAATATCCAGGCAAACTATGACGACGGATTCAGTTATGAATACGATACATCTCTGATGTATGGAAAGTTTGGCTTTGTACTCTACTACGCCTATGCCTATAAAACTTTCAGGGAAGAAAAATATTATGAACTGCTGACGGAAGCATTGTCAGCGGCGATTGAGCTGTTAAATGAAACAGAGCTGACTTTCAGTTTCGGCAAAGGACTGGCAGGATGTGGATGGGTACTCCAGCATCTTATCAACATGGGATTGCTGAATCGGGAGGATGATGTGATCGTTGCGTTATATGATCACATAAAAACTTATTCCCTGCAGTGTTTTGAGCAGGGTGATTACGATGTGATGCTCGGAGGCCTCGGATGGGGCATGTTGCTGCTGGAAAATACTACTACCAGCCAGGAAGACGTGGACGCCATCGTAGATGAACTATATCATCTTGCTATCACGCATGAAGACGGGTTAATATGGCAGCAACTGCTCGCAGATGCTCCGCCCAGGATTAACCTGGGTATCGCGCACGGCATGCCGGGCATCCTGGTGTTTTTATCTAAATGTCTGCAGAAAAGTGCGGATCCCGAACGTTGTACTTACCTGATCAACAGCGGGATGGAATTCCTCCTGAAACAACGCCTGGTAAACCAGGCATCCATCTTCTCCTATTCCATTAGCAACAACCGGCAGGAAGGAATTACACCGCTAAGATGGTGTTACGGCGATATGGGCACAGGCATAGCTATACTGGTAACAGGTATTAACACCGGAAACGAAGCATGGATAGCAGAAGGTACACGCATAGGTCTGCATTGTGTGAAGCGTTTGGCAGAACTGGATTACATGCCGGATGCGCATATCTGCCACGGAACAGCAGGTCTTGCACATATTTTTAACCGCTTCTTTCACTATACCGGCGATATTGCTTTCAAAGCAGCCGCCCAGCATTGTTTCGACCTTACGCTGAAAAAAATACTCCGGGAAGGAGAGGGGATTTCATTTATTGCTGACAAAGGGGATTTTGGGAATCTCAGGATCAATGGCGTCATGGAAGGTGCCGTGGGAGTAGGACTGGCTTTCCTTGCTGCTACAGCGGATTTTGAGCCTGAGTGGGATGGGATTTTTCTCTTATCATAA
- a CDS encoding LLM class flavin-dependent oxidoreductase, whose translation MFKIGLLEFGLRSTTASPVDVLQDVLNYAIAADDLGYSRFWLTEHHNLSPAWNNPEMLLPILAGLCNNMKIGIAGILMEMHSPYRVALNFKLLSALFPGKIDLGFARGKVTEEKILLMLKKAASTPLSANAFNEHVAETLQFLRDEHVHQQPGVLIAPTNSELPECWLLGSSYNSLDIAVSNRINFSKSVFHDANAIYHEKEKLDTFRENYFRQHQAYPTVSIAFSGICHHHHETAIELYQTEFEAGKFPFHCVIGTPELFMETLYQWKKTLEVDEFIFQDLSRDVTLRDDSLHLLSEIFSLKGK comes from the coding sequence ATGTTTAAAATAGGTTTACTGGAATTTGGCCTACGATCAACAACAGCCTCCCCGGTGGATGTGTTGCAGGATGTGCTAAATTATGCCATAGCAGCAGATGATCTTGGCTACTCGCGGTTCTGGCTTACAGAACATCATAATCTGAGTCCTGCATGGAACAACCCGGAAATGCTGCTACCTATACTTGCAGGACTGTGTAACAACATGAAAATTGGTATAGCAGGAATCCTGATGGAAATGCATTCACCTTATCGTGTTGCCCTGAATTTCAAATTACTGAGTGCCTTATTTCCGGGCAAAATAGATCTCGGCTTTGCAAGAGGGAAAGTCACGGAAGAGAAGATTTTATTAATGCTAAAAAAAGCTGCATCTACGCCACTTTCAGCCAACGCTTTCAACGAGCATGTAGCTGAAACGTTGCAGTTCCTGCGTGATGAACATGTGCATCAACAACCTGGTGTGTTGATCGCGCCTACCAACTCAGAACTACCGGAATGCTGGTTACTTGGTTCTTCCTACAACTCACTTGACATAGCTGTATCCAACAGGATAAATTTTTCGAAATCAGTTTTTCATGATGCCAACGCTATTTATCATGAGAAGGAGAAGCTCGATACTTTCAGAGAAAATTATTTCCGGCAGCATCAGGCATATCCCACCGTCAGTATTGCATTTTCGGGCATCTGCCATCATCATCATGAGACTGCAATTGAGTTATATCAAACGGAATTTGAAGCAGGAAAATTCCCGTTTCATTGCGTGATAGGTACACCGGAATTATTCATGGAAACTTTATATCAATGGAAAAAAACATTGGAGGTAGATGAGTTTATATTCCAGGATTTAAGCAGAGACGTAACCCTGAGAGATGATAGCCTTCATCTGCTTAGCGAAATCTTTTCTTTAAAGGGAAAATAA
- a CDS encoding class I lanthipeptide: MKKVELKKTGSGLSLDRRIVANLNKSQMANVVGGLTSIISCHTYHAGSRCSGCQTCCSGGGCFAPCQGEGEGEVAE; this comes from the coding sequence ATGAAAAAAGTAGAATTAAAAAAAACAGGTTCAGGTTTGTCTCTTGACAGAAGAATTGTTGCCAACCTCAACAAAAGTCAGATGGCCAATGTAGTTGGTGGGCTCACTTCCATTATCAGCTGCCATACCTATCATGCAGGTAGCCGTTGTTCTGGTTGCCAGACCTGCTGTAGTGGCGGCGGTTGTTTTGCTCCTTGCCAAGGAGAAGGCGAAGGCGAAGTTGCTGAATAA
- a CDS encoding aspartyl protease family protein — protein sequence MKTFKFIIIVCSVLMMIHTAVQAQDKLPVIKATSRTVDVMDGDDFRKGVWRILPDKKPDLYYVIIPHKPHRVMFRTDVDSIAFDTQYNGVYDFIILLNNRDSCFTRIVAKENDLLHFTSNRKSEAQKSDTIPITIGSNDKIFISGSINGSAPLNFQFDLGAGGNIIKKGSLDKIKLKFDGKTILINSDGRHEVPTSSKNTLTVGSMRWENNITWVVGDNMDRGEDGLLGNSLFLDKVVELNYDRKIMVIHDTMPEIGKAYTQHGIILDAGVVPFIQASIKVNGILFTDWYMFDTGFSGYLRISSVLYEKHQLNGKVEKAFSLWGTRIVLPGFEVGGKLFSNVKTLVKSRQPNDSPRGLMGNRLLKRFNVLLDNRNGYIYLKPNSLLHAPDRSNTLMPWIVSITLFLIILFAVAWIIRKRKRSRSMV from the coding sequence ATGAAGACATTCAAGTTTATCATCATTGTCTGTTCAGTTTTGATGATGATTCATACGGCTGTCCAGGCTCAAGACAAGCTGCCTGTAATCAAGGCTACTTCCAGAACAGTGGATGTAATGGACGGAGACGATTTCCGAAAGGGAGTCTGGCGCATACTGCCCGATAAAAAACCCGATCTGTATTATGTCATCATTCCGCATAAACCGCACCGGGTAATGTTCCGCACCGATGTAGATTCCATTGCTTTTGATACGCAATACAACGGCGTGTACGATTTTATCATTCTCTTAAATAACAGAGACAGCTGTTTTACCCGCATTGTGGCAAAGGAAAACGATCTGCTGCATTTTACGAGTAACAGAAAATCCGAAGCACAAAAGAGCGACACCATACCGATAACGATAGGCAGCAACGATAAGATTTTTATTTCGGGCAGCATAAATGGTTCCGCCCCATTAAATTTTCAGTTTGATTTAGGAGCAGGCGGAAATATCATTAAAAAGGGATCCCTGGATAAAATCAAACTGAAATTCGATGGAAAAACTATCCTCATCAATTCGGATGGCCGCCATGAAGTGCCCACCAGCAGCAAAAATACCTTGACAGTCGGCTCCATGCGCTGGGAAAATAACATTACGTGGGTTGTTGGCGATAATATGGACCGTGGCGAAGACGGCCTGCTGGGCAACTCCTTGTTTCTGGATAAGGTAGTAGAACTGAATTATGACCGCAAAATTATGGTGATTCATGATACGATGCCCGAAATAGGGAAAGCATATACTCAGCACGGTATTATTTTAGATGCAGGCGTAGTACCTTTTATACAGGCCAGTATAAAAGTAAATGGCATCTTGTTTACCGATTGGTATATGTTTGATACCGGCTTTTCGGGTTACCTGCGTATATCCTCCGTTCTTTATGAAAAGCATCAGCTGAATGGTAAGGTAGAAAAGGCTTTTAGCTTATGGGGCACCCGAATCGTGTTGCCGGGATTTGAAGTTGGAGGGAAGCTTTTCAGTAATGTGAAGACCCTGGTTAAAAGCAGGCAGCCGAATGATAGTCCCAGGGGGCTAATGGGCAATAGGCTGCTGAAAAGATTTAATGTATTGCTGGATAACCGGAACGGATATATTTACCTAAAACCCAATAGCTTGTTACATGCACCAGACAGGAGCAATACTTTAATGCCATGGATTGTTTCAATCACCTTATTCCTGATAATCTTGTTTGCGGTAGCCTGGATCATCAGAAAAAGGAAAAGAAGCCGTAGTATGGTTTAA
- a CDS encoding lipase family protein has translation MEPQVTSAALSFSEAIATSGFVAIAVGINKKAKAGDFNPSLAAYRDILSDPAYSLLLDTSFLTKYNVRYNIQVQENDNGATIWSYFGFIAQHKTAGNYVIVFRGTQNDFEYAADKQIALVQFNEIYNKTGLVAKGFYSIFQSGRIVLPGDNTFNPVSLSQVAADPQKYMPTTGGPKKITVTGHSLGAAVATYFAAAAAFKLEKYLSLDTFASPMTGDKTFTAFATGKIGESNRIYNEEDSVPKLPVLPDLKGNNIYTHVIGGFRIDSTNNSNVNHDPKTGRACAHQLPVYRYLLEQLNGNDDPNIISAGGDARCRIQ, from the coding sequence ATGGAACCTCAAGTAACCTCAGCAGCCCTTTCTTTTTCTGAAGCTATTGCTACATCCGGATTCGTCGCCATCGCGGTCGGCATTAACAAAAAGGCGAAGGCGGGAGATTTCAATCCTTCCCTGGCTGCATACCGGGATATCCTTTCAGATCCTGCCTATTCGCTATTGCTAGACACTTCATTCCTCACCAAATACAACGTACGATATAATATACAGGTGCAGGAGAATGACAACGGCGCTACTATCTGGTCCTATTTTGGTTTTATCGCACAGCATAAGACAGCTGGCAATTATGTGATCGTCTTCCGAGGTACGCAAAATGATTTTGAATACGCAGCAGACAAGCAAATTGCGCTGGTTCAATTCAATGAAATTTATAATAAAACCGGGTTAGTAGCAAAAGGCTTTTATAGCATTTTTCAATCTGGTCGGATTGTCCTGCCGGGAGACAATACCTTTAACCCTGTTTCGTTAAGCCAGGTTGCTGCCGATCCGCAAAAATATATGCCTACAACAGGCGGGCCCAAAAAGATAACGGTAACAGGACATAGTCTGGGAGCCGCTGTGGCCACCTATTTTGCTGCAGCTGCCGCTTTCAAACTGGAGAAATATCTTTCCCTCGATACTTTTGCATCACCGATGACAGGAGATAAGACATTTACGGCTTTCGCCACTGGTAAGATCGGTGAAAGCAATCGTATTTATAATGAAGAAGATTCCGTTCCCAAACTTCCCGTATTGCCTGATTTAAAAGGTAATAATATCTATACACATGTCATTGGTGGTTTCAGGATTGATTCAACCAATAATTCAAATGTAAACCACGATCCGAAAACCGGACGGGCATGTGCGCATCAACTTCCTGTCTATAGATATCTGCTGGAACAGCTTAATGGTAATGATGATCCCAATATCATCAGTGCCGGAGGTGACGCAAGATGTAGAATTCAATAA
- a CDS encoding terpene synthase family protein has translation MPTLYCPYQGAINPYVAHLEQATHDWLQQFSLLRTEQEIRYNREGKFSHMIARMFPNAAFSRLKIASDLNAWLFLIDDHWDTGIEKRNKKLLFQGFVFKLIEIVERPYVKVKGAVLTAFLDIWERLCEVSSIEWQHRFASSLRDALLANLWRMELIDQCRLPTLEEYMSNRCMIGGANVFNHLVEIMIDVNIPAHIFDFPLMQNILRYCADSVCYANDIFSYQKELEEGDEMNLVMILRKERHITLSRALDLAVTVHDKEVILFEKSIRYLFPFSSDIDPILKKYINALGVMMKGNIDWSTLDTNRYPPATESINKIKG, from the coding sequence ATGCCAACACTTTATTGTCCTTACCAGGGCGCAATTAACCCCTATGTAGCACATCTAGAGCAGGCTACACACGATTGGTTACAGCAATTCTCGTTGCTTCGTACCGAACAGGAAATCCGGTACAACAGAGAAGGAAAGTTCTCGCACATGATAGCCAGAATGTTTCCCAATGCAGCGTTTAGCCGATTAAAGATTGCCTCGGACCTTAATGCGTGGCTGTTTTTAATTGATGACCATTGGGATACCGGTATTGAAAAACGAAATAAAAAATTGCTTTTTCAAGGCTTTGTTTTCAAATTGATCGAAATTGTAGAAAGGCCCTACGTAAAGGTAAAGGGAGCAGTACTTACTGCTTTTCTCGATATTTGGGAAAGGTTATGTGAGGTGTCCAGTATTGAATGGCAACATAGATTCGCCTCAAGCTTACGTGATGCGCTCCTGGCAAACCTTTGGCGGATGGAGCTTATTGACCAATGCCGGCTCCCAACATTGGAAGAATACATGTCCAACAGATGTATGATCGGAGGGGCAAATGTCTTTAATCATCTGGTAGAAATTATGATTGATGTAAATATACCTGCTCATATTTTTGATTTTCCATTAATGCAGAATATTTTACGCTATTGCGCTGACTCCGTATGTTATGCAAATGATATTTTCTCTTACCAAAAAGAGCTGGAAGAAGGCGATGAGATGAACCTGGTGATGATACTAAGAAAAGAGCGTCATATTACACTAAGCAGAGCATTGGATTTAGCTGTCACAGTACATGACAAAGAGGTTATTTTATTTGAAAAATCCATTCGGTACTTATTCCCATTTTCTTCGGACATTGACCCTATTCTGAAAAAGTATATTAATGCACTTGGTGTAATGATGAAAGGGAATATCGATTGGAGTACACTTGACACCAATCGATATCCCCCTGCTACTGAAAGCATAAACAAAATCAAAGGCTAG
- a CDS encoding ubiquitin-like protein translates to MKKKLIALGLTCFLLLATLPIFAMQIYIKSLSGATITLEVEETDSVEKIRELIADKTDIPPGWQRLIFAGKQLEDGRILRDYNIKHQATIHLVVR, encoded by the coding sequence ATGAAAAAAAAGTTAATCGCCTTGGGACTGACCTGCTTCCTGTTATTGGCGACCTTGCCCATCTTTGCCATGCAGATTTACATTAAATCGCTTAGTGGCGCTACCATTACACTTGAAGTAGAAGAAACAGACAGTGTTGAAAAGATAAGAGAACTCATTGCTGACAAAACTGATATTCCTCCAGGCTGGCAAAGGCTGATATTTGCCGGCAAACAATTAGAAGACGGCAGAATTTTAAGAGACTATAATATTAAGCATCAGGCTACCATTCATCTGGTTGTAAGATAG
- a CDS encoding VOC family protein has translation MVTLKRTLLIFALGLLSQMISSCKNKLKNEEQAVNKTMVKKHNPVVYFEIPVDDMDRAITFYKAVFDFDFSKTIIDHNEMALFPFSDEHSGISGALAKGEIYKPTKNGVVIYFNTENIDAVLKRVLANGGQILYPKTSNGELGFVAELEDSEGNRIALHEAVK, from the coding sequence ATGGTTACATTAAAACGCACATTACTTATTTTTGCACTTGGACTACTCAGTCAAATGATCAGCTCCTGCAAAAACAAATTAAAAAACGAGGAACAAGCAGTAAATAAAACTATGGTAAAGAAACACAATCCTGTTGTTTATTTTGAAATTCCGGTTGATGATATGGACAGGGCAATTACGTTCTACAAAGCAGTATTTGATTTTGATTTCTCCAAAACAATAATCGACCATAATGAAATGGCACTATTCCCTTTTTCGGATGAGCATTCCGGGATATCCGGTGCATTGGCCAAAGGAGAGATTTACAAACCGACTAAAAATGGGGTGGTCATTTACTTTAACACAGAAAATATTGATGCCGTTTTAAAACGGGTACTAGCCAACGGGGGCCAGATCCTTTATCCCAAAACGTCCAATGGTGAGTTAGGATTTGTGGCAGAACTGGAAGACAGTGAAGGCAACAGAATTGCGTTACACGAGGCCGTTAAATAA